One genomic region from Haloarcula sp. DT43 encodes:
- the guaB gene encoding IMP dehydrogenase: MANDSEPFSEKLRVPEALTFDDVLLRPKESRVEPDEADTTTRVSKSVELTVPVVSAAMDTVTESDMAIAMARQGGIGVLHRNMNADEMATEIERVKRADELIIRDVVTASPNQTVREVDEMMEREGVSGAPVVDDDSEEVLGIISGTDIRPYLEVGEDDAVTDAMTDEVVTAPEDVTPREALELMYDHKIERVPIVDGENRLVGLVTMQGILQRREYDQAARDHEGSLRCGAAVGPFEMDRAQVADEAGVDILFIDCAHAHNANVIESAREIKAEVDADVIVGNVGTREAAEAVVDFADGIKVGIGPGSICTTRVVTGAGMPQITAVAQVADVASQHDVPVIADGGIRYSGDAIKAIAAGADAVMLGSYFAGTDEAPGRVITMNGKKYKQYRGMGSVGAMNEGGGERYLKDDEEGEEFVPEGVEAATPYKGSLASELHQLVGGMQSGMGYVGAATIPEFKERAEFVRVSAAGQQESHPHDVMITDEAPNYSPDS, from the coding sequence ATGGCGAACGATTCCGAGCCTTTCTCAGAGAAGCTCCGAGTGCCGGAGGCGCTGACGTTCGACGACGTACTCCTCAGACCCAAGGAGTCCCGCGTCGAACCGGACGAAGCGGACACGACGACACGGGTCTCGAAGTCGGTCGAACTGACCGTCCCCGTCGTCTCCGCGGCGATGGACACCGTCACCGAGAGCGACATGGCGATTGCGATGGCGCGACAGGGCGGTATCGGCGTCCTCCACCGCAACATGAACGCCGACGAGATGGCGACCGAAATCGAGCGGGTCAAACGCGCCGACGAACTCATCATCCGCGACGTGGTGACGGCCAGCCCGAACCAGACCGTCCGCGAGGTCGACGAGATGATGGAGCGTGAGGGGGTCTCCGGCGCGCCCGTCGTCGACGACGACAGTGAGGAAGTGCTGGGTATCATCTCCGGGACGGACATTCGCCCGTACCTCGAAGTCGGCGAGGACGACGCGGTCACGGACGCGATGACGGACGAGGTCGTCACCGCCCCAGAGGACGTGACACCGCGGGAAGCGCTGGAACTGATGTACGACCACAAGATAGAGCGCGTCCCCATCGTCGACGGCGAGAACAGGCTCGTCGGGCTGGTCACGATGCAGGGCATCCTCCAGCGCCGCGAGTACGACCAGGCCGCCCGCGACCACGAGGGCTCGCTGCGCTGTGGCGCGGCCGTCGGCCCCTTCGAGATGGACCGCGCGCAGGTCGCCGACGAGGCCGGCGTCGACATCCTGTTTATCGACTGTGCGCACGCCCACAACGCGAACGTCATCGAGAGCGCCCGCGAAATAAAGGCGGAAGTCGACGCCGACGTGATCGTCGGCAACGTCGGGACCCGCGAGGCCGCCGAGGCCGTCGTCGACTTCGCCGACGGCATCAAGGTCGGTATCGGCCCCGGCTCCATCTGTACGACCCGTGTGGTCACCGGCGCAGGGATGCCACAGATTACCGCCGTCGCGCAGGTCGCCGACGTGGCGAGCCAGCACGACGTGCCGGTCATCGCCGACGGCGGCATCCGCTACTCCGGGGACGCCATCAAGGCCATCGCCGCCGGCGCGGACGCGGTGATGCTGGGCTCCTACTTCGCCGGCACCGACGAGGCCCCCGGCCGCGTCATCACGATGAACGGCAAGAAGTACAAGCAGTACCGCGGCATGGGCAGCGTCGGCGCGATGAACGAGGGCGGCGGCGAGCGCTACCTCAAAGACGACGAGGAGGGCGAGGAGTTCGTCCCCGAGGGCGTCGAAGCGGCGACGCCGTACAAGGGCTCGCTGGCCTCCGAACTCCACCAGCTCGTCGGCGGCATGCAGTCCGGGATGGGCTACGTCGGCGCGGCCACCATCCCTGAGTTCAAGGAGCGCGCGGAGTTCGTCCGGGTCTCGGCGGCCGGCCAGCAGGAGAGTCACCCCCACGACGTGATGATTACCGACGAAGCGCCCAACTACAGCCCGGACAGCTAA
- a CDS encoding DUF5794 domain-containing protein, with protein MSISRHPIALDIEQQVGRGGRLLATVMGLPLVDGIFPVLVLAGALSTWTGVLEVGLLVFGGSATVAVVLAELEGGPRQQARSVLIIGAVLLPVALVEAALAPTIAGIVELATLERFAGLVILAIAAQTASARIGEYLPRPAVIVVLGLLASLDPAGATLVTAIEPGVLLRAAATTGVGIAFALAVALASPWLRNAVDIDRFRFGSAVALGVLALSVLGVMPTDAPVALAVLAVTALLSFDPENARTRHTEYRPDAVDLTAAFSDGGASQGVAADERTDDGATVEYEPDQERAPWL; from the coding sequence ATGAGCATCTCCAGACACCCGATTGCCCTCGACATCGAGCAGCAGGTAGGCCGCGGCGGCCGACTCCTAGCGACCGTGATGGGCCTCCCGCTCGTCGACGGCATCTTCCCGGTGCTCGTCCTCGCAGGGGCACTCTCGACCTGGACCGGCGTCCTCGAAGTCGGCTTGCTGGTCTTCGGCGGGTCGGCGACGGTCGCCGTCGTCCTGGCCGAACTCGAAGGCGGCCCCCGCCAGCAGGCCCGTTCGGTGCTCATCATCGGCGCTGTCCTGCTCCCGGTCGCCCTCGTCGAGGCGGCGCTCGCGCCGACCATCGCGGGCATCGTCGAACTGGCGACCCTCGAACGATTCGCCGGCCTCGTCATCCTCGCTATCGCCGCACAGACGGCGAGTGCCCGCATCGGCGAGTACCTGCCGCGCCCGGCCGTCATCGTCGTGCTCGGCCTGCTGGCGAGTCTCGACCCCGCCGGCGCGACGCTCGTCACCGCCATCGAGCCCGGCGTCCTGCTCCGGGCGGCCGCCACCACCGGCGTCGGTATCGCGTTTGCCCTCGCCGTCGCGTTGGCGAGCCCGTGGCTCCGTAACGCCGTCGACATCGACCGCTTCCGGTTCGGCAGCGCCGTCGCGCTGGGCGTGCTCGCCCTCTCCGTCCTCGGCGTGATGCCGACCGACGCGCCGGTGGCGCTGGCCGTCCTCGCCGTCACGGCGCTGCTCTCCTTCGACCCGGAGAACGCCCGCACGCGCCACACGGAGTACCGCCCCGACGCCGTGGACCTCACCGCGGCCTTCTCTGACGGCGGCGCGTCCCAGGGCGTCGCCGCCGACGAGCGGACCGACGACGGCGCGACCGTCGAGTACGAACCCGACCAGGAGCGCGCCCCGTGGCTCTGA